From a region of the Streptomyces sp. NBC_00193 genome:
- a CDS encoding phosphotransferase — MSNRVPLNEALMSTVGTPEESKLLDSSPRSRVWWVRLADGRPVIVKQMTGVGDADADADTRFARELAGLRLAGRGSGPAVAPAVLATDAASRVIVMEYVADLGETGDWLPAYAESLARLHALTGPADAGALPVWSGPTAGDAESFLALARALDVPVPSTVPDELAGLLDRLDPTPHHALLHGDPCPGNDLRTADGIRFVDFERASLGNGLVELAYFRIAFPTCWCALSVTAAPLTEVEDVYRSTWRGLTGKDVPGDLADACAGWLIQGDALVERAHRGTVDQLARVPDEDFEWGYVTARERLVHRLGVVADMTRDHDHLHAVGRLSSDLADRLLARWPKLRPLPTPDARPW; from the coding sequence ATGTCGAACCGCGTCCCGCTCAACGAGGCACTGATGTCCACCGTGGGCACCCCCGAGGAGTCCAAGCTCCTGGACAGCAGCCCGCGGTCACGGGTGTGGTGGGTGCGCCTCGCCGACGGGCGGCCGGTGATCGTCAAGCAGATGACCGGCGTCGGGGACGCGGACGCCGACGCGGACACCCGCTTCGCGCGGGAGCTCGCCGGGCTGCGCCTGGCGGGGCGGGGCTCCGGACCCGCCGTGGCTCCCGCGGTGCTCGCCACGGACGCGGCCTCGCGGGTGATCGTCATGGAGTACGTGGCCGACCTCGGCGAGACGGGCGACTGGCTGCCCGCGTACGCCGAGTCGCTCGCCCGGCTGCACGCCCTGACCGGGCCCGCCGACGCGGGCGCGCTGCCGGTCTGGTCGGGGCCCACGGCCGGCGACGCGGAGTCCTTCCTCGCCCTGGCCCGGGCGCTCGACGTACCCGTACCGTCCACGGTCCCCGACGAACTCGCCGGTCTCCTGGACCGGCTGGACCCGACCCCGCACCACGCGCTCCTGCACGGCGACCCCTGCCCCGGGAACGACCTGCGCACCGCCGACGGCATCCGCTTCGTCGACTTCGAGCGGGCCTCGCTCGGCAACGGCCTGGTCGAACTGGCCTACTTCCGCATCGCCTTCCCCACCTGCTGGTGCGCCCTGTCGGTCACCGCGGCCCCCCTGACCGAGGTCGAGGACGTCTACCGGTCCACCTGGCGCGGCCTCACCGGGAAGGACGTGCCGGGCGACCTCGCCGACGCGTGCGCGGGCTGGCTGATCCAGGGCGACGCGCTCGTCGAGCGGGCCCACCGCGGGACGGTCGACCAGCTCGCCCGGGTGCCCGACGAGGACTTCGAGTGGGGGTACGTCACCGCCCGCGAGCGGCTCGTCCACCGCCTGGGCGTGGTCGCCGACATGACCCGCGACCACGACCACCTGCACGCCGTCGGCCGCCTCAGCTCCGACCTGGCCGACCGGCTCCTCGCACGCTGGCCGAAGCTGCGCCCGCTGCCCACGCCCGACGCCCGTCCCTGGTAG
- a CDS encoding MFS transporter — MATTPAPPAAKSSDPQPRSVLLDVPFLRLWAGTTASGLATWALPFVLGLAVLHRDLSAAGLGLVLAARTVGFLAAVTVGGVLADRHSRRAVVLWSALAAAVAAPLLAAGLGRSLLLMTAAAALAGAGQGACRPAFQALTAETVDPGRRQQANAAMTMAVRGSTLAGPALTALLAAFLDVWTLLLGIGLLWLVAALVPGKGRGAVTAVDPEAAGPAPRASFRAEFVDGVREARRHPWFLAGLAALVAVIALGYSATSVALPLISRDRYDSEWVLAAAMTAYIVGALGGALVIARWRPRSQGWAAFAGLAAYGCAPLSLMLPVHPGVVVAAYAVAGIGIELFNVPWFTATQREVAPDRLARVSSLDFLVSYGLAPVGLALIAPAIDVFGVTPVLGACAAACFLVPAAAALVPTARHFARTAPEGASH, encoded by the coding sequence GTGGCAACCACACCCGCGCCCCCGGCGGCCAAGTCCTCTGACCCACAACCGCGTTCGGTCCTCCTGGATGTCCCGTTCCTGCGCCTGTGGGCCGGCACCACCGCCTCCGGACTCGCGACCTGGGCGCTGCCCTTCGTGCTCGGGCTCGCCGTCCTCCACCGCGACCTGAGCGCCGCCGGCCTCGGTCTGGTCCTCGCCGCGCGCACGGTCGGATTCCTCGCCGCCGTCACCGTCGGCGGGGTCCTGGCCGACCGGCACTCCCGCCGCGCGGTCGTCCTCTGGTCGGCCCTGGCAGCGGCGGTGGCCGCACCCCTCCTCGCTGCCGGACTGGGCCGCTCGCTCCTGCTCATGACGGCCGCCGCCGCCCTCGCCGGCGCCGGACAGGGCGCCTGCCGACCGGCGTTCCAGGCGCTCACCGCCGAGACCGTCGACCCCGGGCGCCGTCAGCAGGCCAACGCCGCCATGACCATGGCCGTACGCGGATCCACCCTCGCCGGACCCGCCCTGACCGCGCTGCTCGCGGCCTTCCTCGACGTCTGGACCCTGCTGCTCGGCATCGGGCTGCTCTGGCTGGTCGCCGCCCTGGTCCCGGGCAAGGGCCGGGGCGCCGTCACCGCGGTCGACCCGGAGGCCGCCGGGCCCGCGCCGCGTGCGAGCTTCCGCGCCGAGTTCGTGGACGGCGTACGGGAGGCGCGGCGCCACCCCTGGTTCCTCGCCGGACTGGCCGCCCTCGTCGCGGTCATCGCCCTCGGCTACTCCGCCACCAGCGTCGCCCTGCCCCTGATCAGCCGGGACCGCTACGACAGCGAATGGGTGCTCGCGGCGGCCATGACCGCGTACATAGTGGGCGCGCTCGGCGGAGCCCTGGTCATCGCCCGCTGGCGGCCGCGCTCACAGGGCTGGGCCGCCTTCGCGGGACTGGCGGCGTACGGATGCGCCCCGCTGAGCCTGATGCTGCCCGTGCACCCGGGCGTGGTCGTCGCCGCCTACGCCGTCGCAGGGATCGGGATCGAGCTGTTCAACGTGCCCTGGTTCACCGCCACCCAGCGCGAGGTCGCCCCGGACCGGCTGGCCCGCGTCTCCTCGCTGGACTTCCTCGTCTCCTACGGCCTGGCCCCGGTCGGCCTCGCCCTGATCGCCCCGGCCATCGACGTCTTCGGCGTCACGCCCGTCCTCGGTGCCTGCGCGGCCGCGTGCTTCCTCGTACCGGCGGCGGCCGCCCTGGTGCCGACCGCCCGCCACTTCGCACGGACGGCTCCGGAGGGTGCCTCTCACTGA
- a CDS encoding VOC family protein, translating to MEQILSRQEASEAVQEYGWRFLLGALLTSVPVLSMGRAIVLAAKAVSVCGDEAADRHLRVDIRPERVVFTLQTSDRAAVTTRDVELARRITAVAAEAGLTTEPGIGSGAPRSVQILEIAVDALDIASVRPFWKAVLGYTDEPGADGPEDPLVDPVGQGPAVWFQQMDRARPQRNRIHFDVCVPHDEAPRRIEATLAAGGRLLSAASAPAFWVFADPEDNEVCITTWQGRDG from the coding sequence ATGGAACAGATCCTGAGTCGGCAGGAAGCCTCGGAAGCGGTCCAGGAATACGGATGGCGCTTCCTGCTGGGCGCGTTGCTCACGTCGGTCCCGGTCCTGTCCATGGGCCGGGCGATCGTCCTGGCGGCGAAGGCCGTCTCGGTGTGCGGAGACGAAGCCGCCGACCGGCACCTTCGGGTCGACATCCGCCCCGAGCGGGTCGTCTTCACCCTGCAGACCTCGGACCGCGCCGCGGTGACCACCCGGGACGTCGAACTCGCGCGGCGGATCACCGCCGTGGCGGCCGAGGCCGGGCTCACTACGGAGCCCGGGATCGGAAGCGGGGCTCCGCGGTCCGTCCAGATACTGGAGATCGCCGTAGACGCACTGGACATCGCCTCGGTCCGGCCGTTCTGGAAGGCGGTGCTGGGCTACACCGACGAGCCGGGCGCCGACGGACCGGAGGATCCGCTCGTCGACCCGGTCGGGCAGGGACCGGCCGTCTGGTTCCAGCAGATGGACCGGGCGCGCCCGCAGCGCAACCGCATCCACTTCGACGTCTGCGTCCCCCACGACGAGGCCCCCAGGCGGATCGAAGCCACGCTGGCGGCCGGGGGCCGGCTCCTGTCCGCGGCCAGCGCCCCGGCCTTCTGGGTGTTCGCCGACCCGGAGGACAACGAGGTCTGCATCACCACCTGGCAGGGCCGCGACGGCTGA
- a CDS encoding DUF397 domain-containing protein, with protein MTSRPEYDIATATWHKSSYSGGDGGDCLEMATWRKSTHSAGDGGDCLEVADGHPDIVPVRDSKVPNGPHLTFAAPAWAVFVATLTA; from the coding sequence ATGACGAGCAGGCCTGAATACGACATCGCGACTGCCACCTGGCACAAGTCCAGCTACAGCGGCGGTGACGGCGGCGACTGCCTGGAGATGGCCACCTGGCGCAAGTCCACCCACAGCGCGGGCGACGGCGGCGACTGCCTCGAAGTCGCCGACGGCCACCCCGACATCGTCCCCGTCCGCGACTCCAAGGTCCCCAACGGCCCCCATCTCACCTTCGCCGCCCCCGCCTGGGCCGTCTTCGTAGCCACCCTTACCGCCTAG